The Nicotiana tomentosiformis chromosome 2, ASM39032v3, whole genome shotgun sequence genome includes the window catgacagatttgagctcaagatcctcgtcaatattaataatattgagcgctacatatattaacaatatcgtcgatgaTCATTTTATATcagttctactattacccaataaagacataacttattgagatctctttatcttattattttcaggtacctgagcctctcccatgaggtcttatgaagtgttatgtcgtggcactcttctagagcacttgcctccttactatgaccatcttgaacatttgctcctctccttcttcaaggagttttatctttggaaccgattagtctattatgctttatgcatgccatggactctattcattatgaactttattttatttggagcattagtagctgaatatgacatttagctttgggtcagcaaatacgtctggcaatattttgcaaatgaattatcacttgaacttcaagttcacattttctcatacgaggatctcgatgtactcataataattcattatatgcattactttttcagtttcccattttctccccctattgttgagAATtgagatcaccaacacatatctcTAGCCTAATttgggatccatctttgtgcattgtagtgaaataattaaatcatatagcacattcatatttctagatggaaattatttggttccttaccctgaaccgattgtgatagggagaacttatcataacttggctagatgagtacaagtgttgttgtatattaaataatacattacataccaaattttattttggcaattttattctcataaccaatggtttagatataataggAGGCATACAATTtatgctaaaccaacttggatttaaaccagtattatcaagataaatcatcataatttatattctgaaactgtgctctaataatttgagcaatcaatcttgcaaaagccaaactacaagttgataacaaatgcacatgtgaccatataatagatgcatctattaaaataatataatagtaaacggtccacatggaaggtgactgggcccatatatttattaccttttattcgttcaagaaatcaaaggattcaatcccaaccttaactggtatatcatgataATAAGCACCACAagaaaattcttgaagaatcttatatttcttcaatatatgccaatataattctcaattaattttttcgcatcataattgaaccgagatgatcaaccggtcatgccaactaatatttatttcaataaacctctagtttacttgtggcttgtgattgcatcatcatgcttatacttgtgtagtacaaatagaagaaaagtcaggtaacctttcatatttacccggtatgattatagtaatataaagatattcaatcttcttttcatttatagtctcaatatgccaatcactttggctaatatatttataaatcaaaatatttcttttgatatttactacaatattaatgtcatgaataatttcattcatccgggtagtaacaaattagttctttcagaactcttaactgcttttgtactacaagatcttttgtcacaccatccatataatgaatgtctccttcataaagagaatcatatcataataattgtcatgttcaaaatcatcacaagcaaaataatttcttgctttaattttgcttttaataactttcataaggcatgacaaaatattttttggcgtatcacacgCATGCGactaatgatatattcatgtaactacacaataatattcattatctttctttgtctcaaacctcccttagaggtgagttgtaatatttatccaactatgcacaagtacattattatgcataatctttatcatatatatattttcacattcgctttcaggaatgagtatgcaatctcaatgtttatcacaagtcacattctcttcaaagaatttttccctttttataattaccatagtgataactattattattttggcattTCGCACGCCCtcattcattggtcaaccacttgtctttatttagacttatcatgcactgctatcacattcacttcaagaatggagcaaatcaagtgggacaagcttcatactttttcatgaaaattatattattttttctctagttattattattattattatcatcaatatggtgcattaggactcaaacccaatgtttTACCCATATAAAGGTATACTAGGCCATAATGCGTTGATAGATAATGCGTTGGCataacatgatgtatttcattagGATATATGCCAATTTTGTTTTCAATAAAATACATCAtgttatggtaaaaatattattactaaattaccttaataattatctatcatagtatgtaaaaggtcagaacatatatatacgttggaatattatctttgtcctataagagataTAGCAAATGaagacatacctttccagttctttatttcactggatacaattgaaaaaaatatttttactaaacactgcacataaagttaatgcaaagatatgaaagtatgaatgggtttagatggatgtaaaacttatctttgtattatcatccaagacatttttcattgtacttgatctcattgcctgcttataatttacatagtcttgacgtagaagatcatgaaatgagcaattcgtgctgataacgtgttataaaataaaagcagcttagtaaaacatgaacaagacatgttgttatgaaataaaagcaatttagtaaaacatgaacaagatatGTTGTTATGAAagaaaagcaatttagtaaaacatgaacaagaaatgcagatagagagaaagaagagattttcttcttcaattgtgtatatttttctatctattacaaggcttttatataggcatgaaaagtgaagaaaaatatgttattgaatatgtcattaagcatagaaatatgtcattgaatatgtcattaaacatttgagaagatcatagagaaagagtagacatccaccataatttgattttccTTATAACAATAAGAACTATTATCAACGAATAATACAAGTACAAATATCTATTTTATACCAGTAGGATAGCATGAATATTCCTTCTTTGGGTCAGCATTTGTTTTTCACCTATTAAAGTTCAAACCTTGCCAAaatctcaacaaaaaaaaaatgcatGGACAACTTAGCTGATTGTTGTTTTACGCACCGAACAAGTTGGAAGAAATTGCAAATTCCTCTGTGTGTTGTTATCTATCTGGTGccattttttcaaaaactttactaataaatataaatttaacaattCGTCATTAGAAGATCATACAGAGAGTTACACAAATAGCCAAGATATTATATTAAATGTAAAAATATTATGATGTGACAGTAATATCAAGTTGGTTAATTGCAAAACCAACTCAAATCTAGACAATGGTAAGACAAATTTAGATATGGCACGATTTCACCATTGCTAGTGGACATCCATCTCTGCAAGCGGATTTACAACATTAAGAACTTTTTCTAAGATTCTTAATTCAATTGGGGTACTTTTGATTGAGAAAAGATTATCGAACAAAAACTTTCCTTGCTTATAGAATATTTGCGATAAAATTTAAAGTGTAGCTACgagttataattattttaaagtgtattTATTTACTGTAAACACAATATATAAGTTAGTTAAACATATAAATCTTCCTCCAAACAAAGTGGTAGTAGTCATTCGGCCCAAGTATCAAATTGATTCTACTTCAAGCCCATATTATGATTGAGGAACCCTAATTTATAAACCCCTTCCTCTATAAAAACATAGCCACAAACCCTAGCTCCACTCTTCCTCTACTTTCTTAAGTGTAACAAAAATGCCGCCAAAGTTCGATCCTTCACAGGTTGTCGAAGTCTTCGTCCGCGTCACCGGCGGCGAAGTCGGTGCGGCGAGTTCACTCGCTCCAAAAATCGGTCCACTCGGTCTCTCCCCCAAGAAAATCGGAGAAGACATCGCTAAGGAAACCGCCAAGGATTGGAAGGGCCTTAGAGTGACCGTCAAGCTCACAGTCCAAAACCGTCAGGCCAAAGTCTCCGTCGTACCTTCCGCGGCGGCGCTCGTAATCAAAGCTTTAAAGGAGCCGGAGAGAGATCGCAAAAAGACGAAGAACATCAAGCACAACGGGAATATTTCGCTGGATGATGTGATTGAGATTGCGAAAGTGATGAAGCCGAGATCTATGGCGAAGGATTTGACAGGTACTGTGAAGGAGATTTTGGGAACGTGTGTGTCCGTTGGATGTACTGTTGATGGAAAGGATCCTAAGGATTTGCAACAGGAGATTGATGATGGTGATGTTGAGATTCCTCTGGATTGAGGAAGAAGAGGTTAATTTTTAAGATGTTTTTGTTATATTTAGTATTATTATGTTGTATTTTGTTAATTTGGATTTGAGGAGAATTTTGGAGAAAGTGTCAGTTTTATTGGCATTGTTAGGATTTGGATTATTACCTTTTTTATTTGATGAAATGCTCTATTTTGTTTTTGGCATGCTATTTTATGATTGTCATTACGCTGAGTAGCACCTTACTGAGTTATTTTTTGTAAGGGAGAGTAAAGCCTTTTCGTGAAAATGTTTTTCGTGAGAAAGTGGAGAACAAGTGAAATATAGTAAATCATACCAGGGGAAAGATAGAACATCAGGATAGCTTTGATAATATTCGTTACTTCATTAAAAGTTAACAAAAATGTATAGGAAGATGACTTTGCTCCATGAGTCAGGAAGTCATTTGTCCATTTTGGTGAAAAATGTattcattgaaaaatattttctgatCAGAATTATATGTTAGGAAAATGTTTATGGCCATAGGTGTAAATGCTTTGGttgcttctcttttgtttttgatATAAGAACATGAAATCTATGTTTGTACAAGAATTGTCATTCCTTATGTTAAGAGGAATGTATTAGAGTAATAATTCTAAGAGCCAGAAACAGTTTAATTAGTGATCAAGACTCTTGCTTTGTTTGTGAGTCTGATCAAGCTGTGTGTGCTATATCATTAATCCCTCTGTTCCTCGTGCCTCACAACTCTTCTCATTCAAATACTGCTATTTGTTTGGTTCGATAGGGAACGGCCTTTCTGATAAAAAAGTTGAGATAGATAGATAGGTGAAAACAGCCTAGTGTTTGTGACTTGTATATTAGTCAGCCTTGTGTTTGTGAATTGTATATTGAATCTGTTGAACTCATTGTTTTGTCACCCAGTAAGTATGGCTAATCTGGGAAATGGTTTGGGTTGGCGCACGTACACTTACGTAGTCTACAGAATCAGGCTTGGGCTGCGGTCTATCCCTCTCTTCTCAAGCCCCTAACTGGGTAAGAATGGTCAACGACCCACCAAAATCCTCAGctcaaaaagtattttttgagTGGTCGCTGTAGTGGGCTTGGCTGTCTAGTTTGGTCCCTTTGCGAGCCTCCAAAATGGCCTGGAACCAGCAAGTGACCCATCAAAAAACTCACCTAATCCTCGAATTAAAAGTATTTCTTGAATGCATCTATCAAAGGTCTAAACCATTTTAATTGTAAGTTTGAGAGTGCAATAACTACACTGAAAGGATTTGCGGGTAGAGTCGGTCCTTATCTTCTCCATTTTAACGAGCCTCTTAAGAAAGGAGGAGCTGATGACTGGAAGAACATAAATAACGTCTTGTTGTGTAAAACATGTCAAAATATGTGTATTTTCTTTCAAGCGAGAAGTTACTTTGAAGTTATACTTCAACCAAGCGCGACAGATGTTCTCTACTTCTGAAGTTAGGTTTGAGCCTTTTGGTCGCAATCATTTTGGGTTTCGTAACACTACCTCTACTTTAAACATGCGCTATAAAATTTAGTGAATTTTTGGGAATTTCTGGAATAACCTTCTACGTCGTCCATATGGAATTTCGATGCTTTACTATGTTCATGTATGCAGTAAGGAATGGAAAATGGAAGAGCTAGCAGAGGAGAAAGTTAACGGATCACGCTCTCATAATTCCTTCGTTTGAATTAAGATGAAAAAATCGGAGTAAAGTTTTCTTTTTTCCAAGAAACGCAGTAATGGAATGTGGGGAACAAAGGAGGACTTTTTAAAAGGGCCCTTTCttatttctttcaagaataaaaaaATGTAATACACACGTGGCATCCTTTATGTCATTTTAACAGCAGGATCCACTGTCACATAGGATAACCGTTAAAATTAGGGGTATATTTGAATACTTTAGAAAAAGTGTACGAGAGGGAGACTGAAAAATGACTTATAACTTAATTTTCCTGGCTAGAGATAAAGGGAAGATCCAACCTCCTAATAATCTTTTTCAAGTAATGAAGTGAGATTTTACTCCTTCCCGCCCCCACCCTCACACAAAGTTTAGTACTCCTTCCGTCCTAATTTGTGCGACACTTTTTCCTTTTTAGCTAGTTTGAAACAGAATGTCAACTTtccttattttaaaataatttatttttagaatttcTATTCTTACTCTTAATGAATTAATTTTCGACCACttaaatatttatgtttttttttagaccacaaattttaaagttttatttGTGTTTTAAAATTCCGTGCATCAAACACTATCACATAAATTCCGtacatttctttttcattttgagaATAGAGAGTCGTTAAAAGACCACATTTCAAATCATATTGTTACGAACCTTAAACTCGGTGATCTTTTGGCTCGGTTTTCCTACTCTACATTAATTATATGAATAAGAAAAACCTCTAAAATAATATACTTGACAAATAGTGACATAATTGTTACTTTTCCATTCCTCCGACCGTGAATTAGCTGAATGTCTCGGCTCGTTTAGTGCGATCATTATTCCATTCGTTCTCTCGACTTTATGTTCATTAATGATGGTAGGTCTGTCATGTAGAGATCACAAGTACTGCCATCATTTGTCACGAGTGCCCACAATGCAAACAGCGGCGAAACCAGAATTGATGTGTATGAGTTCCGAATTTCAGTCCGCTTAAATTTTTAGTATAAATATCAAAGTTATTGAGTTCAGTCATATTCATAGTTGAAATTTTAACCCTGCCCTTCAATGCAGAATTTGCTACTTCAGGACGTCGCTGCATCGCTCTAATTATGGCTTGCAGTTATAACATGCTTCATCTTTTATACTTTTAGAGAGATAATTATACTTTTGCACTTCCAATCGAATTGAATTTGAAGTGATCGATTGTTTggtttaaaactttaaaccaattgTCAGATATGCAGTGTGCTTGAAGCACAAGTTGAGATGCTTTGGACCACTGTTTATCACTGTTAGGTTTTTTCTTAAAGGGTGTGAATAagaaatggaagaggcacctttTGGATTGCACTTCTTTATCTCACCCTTTCATTCCCTATAGATTTAGAGGTTTGATGCCATTTTTTACATACCAAAAATTCTGAAATCTTTCCCCTCTTCTTTGCATTGTTTACCAAAATAAATATTAGTGTCAATATAATCTGCTCCGTCTATTGAGTTTGCTGAATTTCTGTAATTTCGATTGTGAGTATTATAAAATAGTTTTTCCGTTCTATCCTGGAAGATTTAATTCATAACCTTGGGAAACAGTGAgcggattaaattccttaaggacacacaagAAACTTCTGGGCTCGaaaattattttatgttttgttattGCACTAACGTTTATGTGTTTCTCCAACTTCTGGTTTGGAACACagttgtaaggccccataaatttactgcaaggaatttaaggttttgtggtgctgaGATAGACTAATGTGTTCGAAGGTTTGgtggaaagttctacaaaagaagGCCATTCCCCGATCAATTTCGAGACTGCAGAACTattccgcggaccgcataatcgTCGCAGAGTTGAGCAGAAAAATAGTTAAAATTTGAAGGTTGTTTTGGCGgtacattatgcgatcgcatatctgTTTCACGGTCCGCACTTTCATCGCAGATTTAGTGTGAAGAATTTCATTGggtgattctgcggtccattctggtgtgcggaccgcagacctgggTGCAGACTCGTTCAGGGCAGCCCAGTTTTTAGAGGTCGATTTCGTGGTCCATTATGCGGACCGTATACCTGTTCTGGTCCACTCTGCGACCGTagagttgagttcggagggtccattttctatttttataacccacCTCATTTCTTATAAAATGACTTTGGGGTTATTTTGGCTGGATTAAACACATATTTTAGAGAGATGGGAGtgctttagagagagaggaaggtTCCCCAAGTGCATTGATCATCAATCCCTGCCCCAATCTTGAAGATCTAAGGGAATCATTCACTAGGTCATCATCTGCCCGGGTAAGACCTTGTCCTAAAATCTTCATGCAATTGTTATGAGTTTAAGTAGGTTGTGGAGttggagataggccatgcatgtgagaATAAGTGGTAGTATGCGAggttgttgaactattttgggtagtttcttgttgaaattggttgagggaggaagtgattaccattgtagagctttgcaTTCGATTTTTGCAtagtaggtgtttgacaaaattcacAAGAGACTTAtgtcatgagaatccttctaattattattcaattttcgctatcttcctatagattgatattgctagaagtgttgggacgttgtagtaatctaaggaaagctcaagaaaggtatgttggctaaacttctctcttaaaaTCGAATTttatgatgttcccgtaagtttcaagtatggttggccaaggttcctaattcccatgtttcgagttgttcctaataaattcgagTATCCCAagtaagtaaagtgtcgaaataTGTATATAGTCAAAACGTGTTCCGATTACTCCTATCTCATCACgatctccttcgggaatgtgttcaagtatggtttaggtattaaaatattataacttcaattcatgtttGAAATGAAAGTTCTATATGCTTAACTTGaaaagaaaactcaatgtgcctaagactccTATTGCTCGTATATATACTTAAGGCCTTGATTTCAAAtgttcttattgttgataatatataaagatgcttgaaagtgaaagcaatgagttggagatataaagtatggccaccgtgccaaggATGAAgggtatacttgtggccaataatACGGtgatgtgtgaaagattatgaaatgagccttgaattcaactattccaaattgactccgaaaatagatttacctaaaagcttatgtactcaagtcatgttcaAACTTCCCTTATCATATTATGCTCCCCTAAGTGGGAAAATACTCATATATGGTTGTTTAACTATGCATATGGTTTGAACCCATGTTTCAATAGTAAATCACCATGCTGTACATtttaagtatttccaatgtgtttcgAGATATTACatactcatgagttgaaattatgtactgccttttgggaaaaagtatttcaagaataaatggtgtgtcactcatctatgattttaacttgtgcttcgattgccaatcatttgcTCCATTGCTTTTGAAAGAaattcattgtgtttaaagcTTTCATTATTAAGGCATTTTAAGCTATGATTTCCGaaattttctatatgttgatgtttatgatcaTGGTCATTggaagtaaagaaataaaagtgtagAATATGAGTTACGGCCACGGTGCCATGAATAAAAAattatatgtatggccaagagagccaatgagaTAATGACGTTGTGAGTAGTTGAAGGTACGAATGAAGCGAAATatgatgtgaaaggttatgaagTGAATGTATTTGTGTTTATGTTTTCtttgtgtgcaaaacaaaaatattttaggagTATCATTAGCGAACCGAGGAATGGTGGGTTGTAacggcccacacccgaaactacacgtgccggtgtaggagtagaTTGTGATtactccccttaattgggatgagattgatatattatgattatcccccttaattgggataaagATTGAT containing:
- the LOC104091480 gene encoding large ribosomal subunit protein uL11-like yields the protein MPPKFDPSQVVEVFVRVTGGEVGAASSLAPKIGPLGLSPKKIGEDIAKETAKDWKGLRVTVKLTVQNRQAKVSVVPSAAALVIKALKEPERDRKKTKNIKHNGNISLDDVIEIAKVMKPRSMAKDLTGTVKEILGTCVSVGCTVDGKDPKDLQQEIDDGDVEIPLD